The DNA segment CGTGCGCGAGACGATGCGCCGCACGCTGTACAGCGCCTCGGGCGACGCGCCGCGCGGCGAAGGGCCGGTGGGCGTGGTGCCGCAGGGCTTTCTCGGCGCGATGGCGGCGCCGCAGTCGCTGCCGCCCTGGCTGACGGAGGCCGACATCGACTTCTACACGGCCGAGTTCAGCCGCACGGGCTTCACGGGCGGGCTGAACTGGTACCGGGCGATGGACCTGACCTGGGAGCTGACCGCGGCCTGGAACGGGGCGCAGGTCCTGCCGCCGGCGCTCTATATGGCCGGCGACCGCGACCTGGTGGTGCAGTTCCCCGGCTTCAGCGAGCTGATCGCGGGGCTGAAGGCCTTCGTTCCGAACCTGACGAAGACGGTGATGCTGCCCGGCTGCGGCCACTGGACACAGCAGGAGCGCCCCGACGAGGTCAACGCCGCGCTGATCGAGTTCATCAAGGGGCTGTGAGCGAGCACGCGGCGCGGCCCGGTTCTTCAGGCCTTTATGCCCCAGAACAGCATGCGGCGGAAGGGATAGAAGTAGGGCGCCTGCTCGCCGATGCGCGACAGCAGCCGCGCCCGGTAGGCCGCCTGGAAGGCTGCCGCGTCCGCCGCATTCAGCCGCGACAGGTACGAGCCGAGGCTGGTGCCCTTCACCCACTCCACCACGTCGCTCGAAGACGGGAGCTCGTGGCCGTAGATCTTCTCGAAGCAGGCCTGCTCGCGGAAGCCGTGCTCGTGGAGCAGCTCCGCGTACCGTTCCAGCGGCAGCGCCTCGCTGCGCCGCACGAAGCCACCGAGCTGTTCGCGGAACGGCGGCTCGGCGGCCAGCGCCTGTGCCTCGACATGCGAGGGGTGCGCCTCATTGTTGGGCAACTGCACGGCGATTTGCGCGCCGGGCCGCAGCGAGCCGAGGATACGCCGCATCAGCCCTTCGTTGTTCGGAACCCATTGCAGGGCGGCGTGCGAGAAGACCAGGTCGTAGGCGGAGAAGTCCGCGAGCGTCGCCGCGGCCTGGCGCGCGAAGCTGAGGCGGGCGCCGGCGCGGGGCGCTGCCTGCTCCAGCATGGCCGCGGAGGAGTCGACGCCGAGCACCGTGGCCGCGGGCAGGCGTTCGGCGAGCAGTGCAGTCAGCTCGCCGGTGCCGCAGCCGAGGTCGATCGCCTGCATGCCGTCGCGCGGGCGAATCAGCGCCACGAGGTCGAAGAACGGCTGCATGCGCTCCGTGCGGAACTTGTTGTACTGGGCGGGGCTCCACTGGTCGGTCTGCACCATTGCACGGCTCCCTTGCCAACGCTGCCTGTGTTCTATCTGTATCGCATGCTAGCATGCAAGATCGGAGGACGGCACTCATACCCCAACCCCTTTCTCTCCCGTACACCTATGCACCTGTGGCCCTGAGACCGCGAGACGATTGCGGGCTGTCTGAGAGAGCCGGGGCGCGGGGTAGTGCGCGGCTTGCGGGGTGCGCGACCGGATCCGCCTCACGCAGCGGCCGAGCCAGCGGAATCCCCGTCAGGTACGGAGAAGTCAGCGGCACCGGCGAACTCTGCAATCACAAGCGACAAGGGG comes from the Dehalococcoidia bacterium genome and includes:
- a CDS encoding alpha/beta hydrolase, which translates into the protein IVGHDWGAPLAWQTALLRPERIRGVVGLSVPYTPRAPTPPIAALRAAAGENFYIVYFQQPGVAEQELERDVRETMRRTLYSASGDAPRGEGPVGVVPQGFLGAMAAPQSLPPWLTEADIDFYTAEFSRTGFTGGLNWYRAMDLTWELTAAWNGAQVLPPALYMAGDRDLVVQFPGFSELIAGLKAFVPNLTKTVMLPGCGHWTQQERPDEVNAALIEFIKGL
- a CDS encoding methyltransferase domain-containing protein, with amino-acid sequence MVQTDQWSPAQYNKFRTERMQPFFDLVALIRPRDGMQAIDLGCGTGELTALLAERLPAATVLGVDSSAAMLEQAAPRAGARLSFARQAAATLADFSAYDLVFSHAALQWVPNNEGLMRRILGSLRPGAQIAVQLPNNEAHPSHVEAQALAAEPPFREQLGGFVRRSEALPLERYAELLHEHGFREQACFEKIYGHELPSSSDVVEWVKGTSLGSYLSRLNAADAAAFQAAYRARLLSRIGEQAPYFYPFRRMLFWGIKA